From one Candidatus Nitrospira nitrosa genomic stretch:
- a CDS encoding aldo/keto reductase — translation MSSSTTGKPNRLIHETSPYLLQHAHNPVNWYPWGPEALKAAKDQNRPILLSIGYSACHWCHVMERESFENEAIAELMNRWFVCIKVDREERPDLDEIYMAATVTMNHGQGGWPMTVFLTPEQEPFFAGTYFPPEDRWGRPGFGSVLKKIADYWDTRSSDVRDQAKELTAQLQGTKQPPSPISISESVLTEAVSQFKDDFDETHGGFGTAPKFPPAMGLSFLLRSHRRSGDSQTLTMVTKTLDMMAAGGIYDHIGGGFARYSTDARWLVPHFEKMLYDNALLARVYVEAYQVTKAPLYRHVATDVLNYICREMTGPEGGFYSSTDADSEGVEGKFFVWTPTQVQEVLQNDEDTRRFCGLYDITEAGNWEHTNIPNRLRPIDDIARQLNLTTDELLDSASRVKPLLYEARRKRVPPGLDDKIITAWNGMMLSAMAEAARVFDDARYLQHASRTADYLLRYHAKPDGRLFRTSRAGRAHLDAYLEDYAYLAEGFVDLYEAGAAESYLHAAARLADHLISDFEDKEQGGFFTTAQQHEALILRHREGTDGATPSANAVAASALARLSFHCDRDDWRRAATTAVRAYGRQVIRYPRAFAKSLAVVDFLTEGPVELALIGDPAQNTLGSLRQAVAQCYLPNRIIATGSPLTPSSLPLLKDRPAVSGLPTLYICRDYTCRQPITDPRTVAQALQTEQSSSLDLQSEPRLLSGALLSGQATAQGTATYASRMLTRSGQAGLAQGLTLLGTSGLTTTRIGFGTYRVDTQHAEHRSALTQAIRTSCNLIDTSTNYTDGDSERLVGSVLHELAASGEIRRDELIIVSKIGYIQGQNLALAEARERSGRAYPELVKYGDGIWHCMHPEFLADQLALSLDRLGLTTLDICLLHNPEYFLLDARHRGTPDSDGLRTDFYDRLQRAFAYFEAQVAAGRLQYYGVSSNTVASSADDPEGTSLSRMVHAAEQAARSVGASTHHFQVLQCPMNLFESGPATSANTGPSNAQTVLDYAREHHIAVLVNRPLNAMVARNTMIRLADLPVEDASIDIERQLGIVDVLEQEYRTALAPNIQQAGAETSPNDYFVWSGELRRIQPQIQGLEHWEQIEHHMVAPRVNQVLQLLSRQLSGTTAEQWEHWRQRYIPELLALLRAFRHEATLRSRVQTERIARTIRPLLPDTHRTAALSQQMCWILSSTPGITCVLNGMRTPKYVEDSLAVLNWTPISETRPIYAEAQSLLQ, via the coding sequence ATGTCGTCATCTACAACCGGCAAGCCTAATCGGCTTATCCACGAAACCAGCCCCTACCTGCTGCAACATGCCCATAACCCCGTTAACTGGTATCCCTGGGGACCGGAAGCCCTGAAGGCAGCCAAGGATCAGAACCGTCCCATCCTCTTGTCCATCGGGTATTCCGCCTGCCACTGGTGCCATGTCATGGAGCGGGAATCGTTCGAGAACGAGGCCATTGCCGAACTCATGAATCGCTGGTTCGTCTGTATCAAGGTCGATCGAGAAGAACGCCCTGACCTGGACGAGATCTACATGGCCGCCACCGTCACGATGAATCATGGTCAGGGGGGGTGGCCGATGACGGTGTTTCTAACGCCGGAGCAGGAACCCTTCTTTGCCGGAACGTACTTCCCGCCTGAAGACCGCTGGGGCCGGCCAGGTTTCGGCTCCGTCCTCAAGAAGATTGCCGACTATTGGGACACACGATCCTCGGACGTCCGCGATCAAGCCAAGGAGCTGACTGCGCAATTACAAGGCACGAAGCAGCCCCCCTCTCCGATCTCCATCAGCGAATCGGTACTGACCGAAGCCGTCTCTCAATTCAAGGACGACTTCGACGAAACCCATGGTGGATTCGGTACGGCGCCGAAGTTTCCCCCGGCGATGGGCTTGTCGTTCTTATTGAGGAGTCACCGGCGATCGGGAGACTCACAGACCCTCACCATGGTGACCAAGACGCTCGACATGATGGCCGCAGGCGGCATCTACGACCATATCGGCGGCGGATTCGCGCGCTACTCGACGGATGCCCGATGGCTGGTCCCGCATTTCGAAAAGATGCTCTATGACAACGCGCTGCTGGCCCGCGTGTATGTTGAGGCCTATCAAGTCACCAAGGCACCGCTCTATCGCCATGTCGCAACCGATGTGCTCAACTATATCTGCCGCGAGATGACCGGTCCCGAAGGAGGGTTCTACTCCTCGACCGATGCCGACTCGGAAGGTGTTGAAGGCAAGTTCTTTGTTTGGACACCGACTCAGGTCCAGGAAGTCCTCCAAAACGACGAAGACACTCGGCGATTTTGTGGGCTGTATGACATCACGGAGGCAGGCAATTGGGAACACACGAATATTCCCAATCGGCTGCGACCAATCGACGACATCGCCAGGCAGCTGAATCTGACCACCGACGAATTGCTGGACAGCGCATCCCGTGTGAAGCCCCTGCTGTATGAAGCGAGACGAAAGCGTGTCCCCCCTGGACTTGATGACAAGATCATCACCGCCTGGAACGGTATGATGCTCTCGGCCATGGCCGAAGCCGCACGCGTCTTTGACGACGCCCGATACCTCCAGCATGCCTCGAGGACGGCCGATTACTTGTTGCGATACCATGCCAAACCCGATGGACGCTTATTCCGCACCTCACGGGCCGGTCGCGCGCATCTCGATGCCTATCTGGAAGACTATGCCTACTTGGCAGAAGGGTTCGTCGATCTCTATGAAGCCGGCGCCGCTGAATCGTATCTCCATGCCGCCGCACGATTGGCCGACCATCTGATCTCAGACTTTGAGGATAAGGAGCAGGGCGGATTTTTCACTACGGCACAACAACATGAAGCACTTATCTTGCGTCACCGCGAAGGCACTGACGGGGCCACACCGAGCGCCAATGCTGTAGCCGCGTCAGCCCTTGCTCGGCTGTCCTTCCACTGTGATCGAGATGACTGGCGCCGTGCGGCGACGACTGCGGTACGTGCCTACGGCCGACAGGTCATTCGCTATCCTCGAGCGTTTGCCAAGAGTCTTGCGGTTGTGGACTTTTTGACCGAAGGCCCGGTGGAGCTGGCACTCATCGGGGATCCCGCGCAGAACACGCTGGGTTCGCTTCGCCAAGCCGTAGCCCAATGCTATCTGCCCAATCGCATTATCGCGACAGGCTCGCCGTTGACCCCGTCGTCTCTTCCTCTCTTGAAGGACAGACCAGCCGTTTCCGGTCTGCCCACCCTTTACATTTGTCGGGATTATACCTGTCGACAGCCGATCACAGATCCTCGCACCGTTGCGCAGGCCTTACAGACTGAGCAGTCCAGCTCCTTGGATCTGCAGAGTGAGCCAAGACTGCTGAGCGGCGCGTTGCTGTCTGGACAGGCAACCGCGCAGGGGACGGCGACCTACGCATCGCGCATGCTGACGCGCAGCGGACAGGCTGGCCTGGCACAGGGATTGACGCTGCTTGGTACGAGCGGGCTCACCACCACACGCATCGGATTCGGCACCTATCGCGTCGACACCCAGCATGCCGAACATCGGTCTGCGCTCACACAGGCCATACGAACGTCGTGCAACCTCATCGACACCTCTACGAACTACACGGACGGCGACAGTGAACGATTGGTCGGATCCGTACTGCATGAACTTGCAGCGTCCGGTGAGATTCGACGAGATGAACTCATCATCGTGTCTAAAATCGGCTACATCCAGGGTCAGAATCTCGCACTCGCCGAGGCCAGAGAACGATCCGGCCGGGCCTATCCTGAACTGGTGAAATACGGTGACGGGATTTGGCATTGCATGCATCCCGAATTCTTGGCGGATCAACTGGCGTTGTCATTGGATCGCCTTGGGCTCACGACGCTGGACATCTGTCTGCTTCATAATCCTGAATATTTCCTCTTGGACGCTCGACATCGCGGCACACCAGATTCGGATGGGCTGCGCACGGATTTCTACGATCGTCTTCAGCGAGCCTTTGCCTATTTTGAAGCACAAGTGGCGGCTGGACGCCTTCAATATTATGGTGTATCCTCCAACACGGTCGCATCATCTGCCGATGACCCAGAAGGGACATCCCTCTCGCGCATGGTCCATGCAGCTGAACAAGCAGCACGATCGGTCGGGGCTTCCACTCATCATTTTCAGGTTCTGCAGTGCCCGATGAATCTCTTTGAATCAGGCCCTGCCACAAGCGCTAATACGGGCCCATCAAACGCGCAGACGGTTCTTGACTATGCACGCGAGCACCACATCGCCGTGCTGGTGAATCGGCCGCTCAATGCCATGGTCGCACGCAACACAATGATACGGCTCGCGGACCTCCCGGTCGAAGACGCGTCAATCGACATTGAGCGACAGCTCGGTATCGTCGACGTACTTGAACAGGAATACCGAACCGCTCTTGCCCCGAATATCCAACAGGCAGGCGCCGAGACAAGTCCAAACGACTATTTCGTCTGGTCCGGAGAACTACGTCGCATCCAACCACAGATCCAGGGGCTCGAGCATTGGGAACAGATTGAGCACCATATGGTTGCGCCGCGCGTCAATCAGGTCCTCCAGCTGCTGTCTCGCCAGCTCTCTGGAACAACGGCTGAACAGTGGGAGCACTGGCGGCAACGATACATTCCTGAACTCCTGGCTCTTCTGCGTGCATTCAGGCACGAGGCCACGCTGCGGAGTCGAGTCCAAACCGAACGGATTGCACGCACGATCAGGCCACTCTTGCCCGACACTCACCGTACCGCCGCTCTCTCTCAGCAGATGTGCTGGATCCTCAGCAGCACACCAGGAATTACTTGTGTCTTAAACGGCATGCGAACACCGAAGTATGTTGAGGATTCATTAGCCGTCTTGAACTGGACGCCGATCAGCGAGACCCGGCCGATCTATGCAGAAGCCCAGTCACTCCTTCAGTGA
- a CDS encoding OmpA family protein — protein MTPVRSVTLVSLFGLSVLLMHGCSSKSGSLIGQDLRGQEERIAEPVIKEIPPTDAHLTGSRTNPAMQSELTARNATGLESSMLADILFEFDQEAIQGDALHVLESDAKQLQQDSITRLILEGRGDDIGTSAYNLVLGERRAKNVKSYLRRLGISIDVSTTSYGKDRPLCFEHSSECRQKNRSVHLVVQ, from the coding sequence ATGACACCGGTACGCAGTGTGACGCTCGTCAGCCTCTTTGGCCTTAGTGTTCTGCTGATGCATGGATGTTCTTCTAAATCTGGTTCCCTTATCGGGCAAGATCTACGGGGGCAGGAAGAACGGATCGCGGAACCAGTCATTAAAGAGATCCCTCCGACCGATGCCCACCTCACCGGGTCACGGACAAATCCTGCCATGCAGTCTGAACTGACAGCACGAAATGCCACTGGTTTGGAATCGAGCATGTTGGCCGACATCTTGTTTGAGTTTGATCAAGAGGCCATCCAAGGTGACGCCCTCCACGTGTTGGAGTCCGATGCAAAACAGCTGCAGCAAGACAGTATCACCCGCCTCATTTTGGAGGGACGCGGCGATGATATCGGTACATCCGCGTACAATCTCGTGCTGGGCGAGCGTCGAGCCAAGAACGTCAAGTCCTATCTCCGGCGACTCGGTATCTCCATCGACGTCTCAACGACCAGTTATGGGAAAGACCGTCCGCTCTGCTTTGAACACAGCAGCGAATGTCGACAAAAAAATCGGAGTGTTCATCTGGTCGTCCAATAG
- a CDS encoding Ppx/GppA phosphatase family protein has product MSKLAVIDIGTNSIHMVLAEVLPDASFKILDRFKDITRLGNGVFATKRLSDESLARAMTVLKTLVTLARNKGFERIIAVATSAVRESQNGGEFVAMILEQIGLRVRVISGVEEARLIFLGVKNSIALPDGATLVVDIGGGSVELIVGNREGLMHGTSLKLGAIRLTEQCLTKSPPSESMMRALETVVTTHLRDAFGSFKMKKFHSLVATSGMAGNVGEVIHLRQTGRPLPQHNLATVPLKHIRSLEAELARSSVKDRLAIPGLDPKRVDTLLPTTVVLRCLLELSGLQEITLCDKAIREGVIYDFIARHREGLKAEQDFPDVRRRNVIGLARRCHAPEAHSLHVANLALQLFDQTQREHHLGDQARTWLEYAAILHDVGYHINPRQHHKHAYYLIKHSDLGGLTAEDIDVIANIARYHRRALPTVKHEEFTSLPPRLQRTVKILASLLRIADGLDRTHFSLIQRLQVKLGKLVAIDVHLTGDAEMELWAAKSRADLFEQVFRRRVQFTGVPIEARKS; this is encoded by the coding sequence GTGTCCAAACTAGCCGTCATCGATATCGGAACGAACTCCATTCACATGGTGCTGGCAGAGGTGTTGCCTGATGCCAGCTTTAAAATTCTGGATCGGTTCAAGGACATAACCCGATTGGGCAACGGCGTGTTCGCCACGAAGCGTCTTTCCGACGAGTCCCTGGCTCGTGCGATGACTGTACTGAAGACGTTGGTCACACTTGCCCGTAATAAGGGGTTTGAGCGAATCATCGCCGTCGCCACCAGTGCCGTACGTGAATCTCAAAACGGCGGCGAGTTTGTGGCGATGATTCTGGAGCAGATTGGGCTGAGAGTACGTGTCATCAGCGGGGTAGAGGAAGCTCGGTTGATCTTCCTCGGAGTCAAGAACAGTATTGCGCTGCCGGACGGAGCGACATTGGTCGTCGATATCGGTGGCGGATCGGTCGAGCTGATCGTGGGGAATCGAGAGGGCCTCATGCACGGCACCAGTCTCAAACTGGGAGCCATCCGGCTCACCGAACAATGCCTCACAAAGAGCCCACCATCAGAATCCATGATGCGCGCGCTTGAAACCGTCGTCACCACTCACCTCCGTGACGCCTTTGGATCCTTTAAGATGAAGAAGTTTCACTCCCTGGTCGCCACCTCAGGGATGGCGGGCAACGTGGGTGAGGTCATCCATCTCCGTCAAACGGGTCGCCCGCTGCCACAACATAACCTGGCCACCGTTCCCTTGAAGCATATCCGAAGCCTTGAAGCCGAGCTGGCTCGTTCATCGGTGAAAGACCGCTTGGCCATTCCAGGTCTGGATCCCAAACGCGTCGATACGCTGCTGCCCACGACTGTCGTGCTGCGATGCTTGCTCGAACTATCCGGGCTACAAGAAATCACGCTTTGTGACAAAGCCATTCGGGAAGGAGTCATCTACGACTTTATCGCCCGTCATCGCGAAGGGTTGAAGGCCGAACAGGATTTTCCCGACGTCCGCCGTCGGAATGTGATCGGTCTCGCTCGGCGCTGCCATGCCCCAGAAGCCCATTCGCTCCATGTCGCAAACTTGGCCTTGCAGTTGTTTGACCAGACCCAGCGAGAGCATCACCTCGGAGACCAGGCACGAACCTGGCTCGAATATGCCGCCATCCTGCACGACGTGGGGTATCACATCAATCCCAGACAACATCACAAGCACGCGTACTATCTTATTAAACACAGCGATCTCGGCGGATTGACCGCTGAAGATATCGACGTAATCGCTAATATCGCCCGCTATCACCGACGCGCCTTGCCGACCGTCAAACATGAAGAATTCACGAGCCTGCCGCCCCGCCTCCAACGCACCGTCAAGATCCTTGCTTCGCTCTTGCGAATCGCAGATGGACTCGACCGGACCCATTTTTCACTGATTCAACGCCTGCAGGTCAAACTTGGGAAGCTGGTTGCTATCGACGTGCACCTTACGGGCGACGCAGAGATGGAACTCTGGGCCGCGAAGAGCCGCGCTGATCTTTTTGAACAAGTCTTTCGCCGCCGTGTTCAATTCACTGGCGTACCGATAGAAGCCAGAAAATCATAA
- a CDS encoding tetratricopeptide repeat protein, producing MSDSSQDLSDPSVSPEERYERGLALKQAGLHKAAIDQFEMAAVETALAVKAYAQIGLCYKLVGCYEEAVPAFQKALNVTTASSKETVQILYVLGRTLESLGRVGETLEAYRWIRREDPDYRDVTERIERLSTRRQAVATKRISASTKTS from the coding sequence ATGTCTGATTCATCACAGGATCTCTCCGATCCGTCCGTCAGTCCCGAAGAGCGCTATGAGCGAGGACTTGCGCTGAAACAGGCCGGCCTGCATAAGGCGGCAATCGACCAGTTTGAAATGGCAGCCGTCGAGACGGCATTGGCGGTAAAGGCGTATGCGCAGATCGGACTTTGCTATAAGCTGGTTGGTTGCTATGAGGAGGCTGTCCCAGCTTTTCAAAAGGCGTTGAATGTAACCACGGCCTCATCAAAAGAAACAGTTCAGATTCTCTATGTCCTTGGTCGCACGCTGGAATCATTAGGGCGCGTTGGGGAAACCCTCGAAGCCTACCGGTGGATTCGAAGGGAAGATCCGGACTATCGAGATGTGACAGAGCGGATTGAGCGTTTGAGCACCAGGCGTCAGGCTGTTGCCACGAAAAGAATTAGTGCCTCGACAAAAACCTCCTAG
- a CDS encoding AAA family ATPase, producing MYESFYRLKAKPFALLPDSSFLYQGSEHQAAYSLLEYGILSEAPFMVLTGDPGVGKTSLLQKLMAEHGTRHKIGLVTNARYDIEQLLPWILLSLGLSTKRLDPIEAYHLFSEFLSQESKRSRRVILVIDEAQSLGAELLEELRLLSNMNDGKTLKLQIILSGQPDLYTLLQRIDMTQFAQRIVVDYHLKPLSETDTTNFIRHRLQVAGGRPALFTDQACGLVHRLSQGNPRLINQVADITLTYGYAEQASSITAKLVAQAALDRIKGRILPLAATEELAQLAAAVDEPLEHHGPSRILSAGLVADAPSEAALSQSSEEDYQGAIALKERGQFIEAIELFHIAARDKSLWFKAYAQVGFCYVKMREPQAAIQAFRTALEDPMAGPNEVMDVLYCLGRSLESVGKVDQAREVYAQINQSAPAFRDVANRLTQVKESPKPPRKVDEQFNARPSWVSGMIDNVQRFLIGSQK from the coding sequence ATGTACGAATCCTTCTATCGGCTCAAGGCTAAACCGTTTGCTCTCCTGCCAGACAGCAGTTTTTTATATCAAGGCTCAGAGCATCAGGCGGCCTATAGTCTATTGGAATATGGCATCCTGAGTGAGGCCCCGTTTATGGTGCTCACGGGCGATCCCGGTGTCGGGAAGACCTCCCTTCTCCAGAAGCTCATGGCTGAGCATGGGACCCGGCACAAAATTGGCTTAGTGACGAATGCCCGGTACGATATCGAGCAGCTCTTACCATGGATCCTGTTATCTCTTGGGTTAAGCACCAAACGACTTGATCCCATCGAAGCCTACCACCTCTTTTCAGAGTTTCTGTCCCAAGAGTCGAAACGATCACGACGTGTCATTCTGGTTATTGATGAAGCTCAAAGTTTAGGTGCCGAGTTGCTTGAAGAGTTGCGATTATTGTCGAATATGAACGACGGGAAGACATTAAAGTTGCAGATCATCCTCTCGGGTCAGCCCGATCTCTATACATTGCTTCAACGGATCGATATGACTCAATTTGCACAGCGGATCGTCGTCGACTATCATCTCAAGCCATTGTCAGAGACCGATACGACGAACTTTATTCGCCATCGGCTGCAGGTCGCAGGTGGGCGTCCAGCGCTTTTTACTGATCAGGCCTGTGGGCTTGTGCATCGATTGAGCCAAGGGAATCCACGACTGATCAATCAGGTGGCAGATATTACCTTGACCTATGGATACGCTGAACAAGCAAGTAGTATCACCGCAAAGTTAGTCGCTCAGGCCGCCCTTGACCGGATCAAAGGAAGAATTCTCCCGTTGGCCGCCACAGAAGAGTTAGCTCAGCTTGCCGCTGCTGTCGACGAACCCTTGGAACACCACGGTCCCAGCCGCATACTCTCAGCGGGTTTGGTTGCCGACGCGCCGTCTGAGGCTGCGTTGAGCCAGTCTTCGGAGGAGGACTATCAAGGCGCAATAGCCTTAAAGGAGCGAGGGCAATTCATAGAGGCTATAGAACTCTTTCATATCGCGGCCAGAGACAAGTCTCTATGGTTCAAGGCCTATGCGCAGGTCGGATTTTGTTATGTCAAGATGCGGGAGCCTCAGGCGGCGATCCAGGCCTTTCGGACGGCCTTGGAGGATCCGATGGCCGGGCCGAACGAAGTGATGGATGTCCTCTATTGTTTGGGGCGCAGTCTTGAATCCGTTGGAAAGGTCGATCAGGCGAGAGAGGTCTATGCCCAGATCAATCAAAGCGCTCCCGCTTTCAGAGATGTCGCGAATCGACTCACCCAAGTGAAAGAGTCTCCGAAGCCCCCACGGAAAGTCGATGAACAGTTCAACGCAAGACCTTCTTGGGTCAGCGGGATGATTGACAATGTTCAACGATTTCTTATCGGCAGCCAGAAGTGA
- a CDS encoding CpsD/CapB family tyrosine-protein kinase, which yields MPSSITYTRTRSLSIPHTVLRGHRVMAAHKKGPFVDAYKILRTQVTQRLRENGWNVVGVTSPGYGEGKTLTAVNLAVSLAMETTQTVLLVDSDLQDPTVHQVFGLKDCLGLADYLLDDQPVEDLLLHPGIGRFVLLPGGRAISNSTEILTSPKMVALVEELKHRYPSRVVIFDLPPLLHTADVLAFSPYTDALLMVVEEGKTTGEELQRALSLVKNSRPVLGTVLNKAGRSSLTLADMKAMLAT from the coding sequence GTGCCGTCTTCGATTACGTACACACGGACCAGATCACTGAGCATTCCGCACACGGTGTTACGGGGGCATCGCGTGATGGCCGCGCACAAGAAGGGGCCATTCGTCGACGCCTATAAAATTCTTCGAACCCAAGTCACACAGCGGCTTCGGGAAAATGGATGGAATGTCGTCGGCGTGACAAGTCCTGGTTACGGAGAAGGGAAAACCCTGACGGCCGTCAACTTGGCGGTCAGTCTCGCCATGGAAACAACGCAGACAGTGCTGTTGGTGGATTCTGATCTTCAAGACCCTACGGTACACCAGGTATTCGGCTTGAAAGATTGTCTCGGGCTGGCCGACTACTTGCTTGATGATCAGCCTGTGGAAGACTTGCTGTTGCATCCCGGGATCGGGCGATTCGTCTTGCTGCCAGGGGGTCGTGCCATCTCAAATTCAACTGAGATCCTGACCTCACCCAAAATGGTTGCGCTGGTGGAAGAATTGAAGCATCGCTATCCCTCTCGAGTCGTGATTTTTGATCTCCCTCCATTGCTCCATACGGCTGACGTCTTGGCGTTCTCTCCGTACACGGATGCGTTGCTGATGGTCGTTGAGGAGGGAAAGACGACGGGTGAGGAATTGCAGCGTGCGCTCTCGTTGGTCAAAAATTCACGGCCAGTCTTAGGAACGGTGTTAAACAAGGCGGGACGATCGTCCTTGACCCTTGCGGACATGAAAGCAATGTTGGCCACTTAG